The following are encoded in a window of bacterium SCSIO 12643 genomic DNA:
- a CDS encoding TonB-dependent receptor has translation MRKLILISFFIPFWVMGQTGNISGIVSSENESVPFANVGLVGTSYGGACDIDGKFNITNIPVGKYTIQVSAIGFKTFKQEVEVKNGTNTFNFSIQKTGTSLDEVVVTGTLKEISLKQSAVPIEVYTPKYFMKNPTPSMFESLQIVNGVRPQINCSVCNTGDVHINGMEGPYTMITIDGMPVVGGLASVYGLNGIPNSMIQRMEIVKGPASTLFGSEAVGGLINVITKSPEKSPKFSFDVMGTTWGEVNTDISTKFKIGKASSMVGVNYFNYSNPIDNNGDNFTDVTLQDRISIFNKWSLQRKDNRVATLGLRYVYEDRWGGEMQWTPEFRGGDSIYGESIYTSRYEIIGKYQLPTSEKLFLSFSYSHHDQNSVYGTTPYLAIQNIAFSQLHWNTKVKEKHDLLVGTAFRYTFYDDNTPATYSADSLNPANLPDKFYLPGVFIQDDITFNKKNKLLLGIRYDHDSRHGNIITPRANYKWTPNDLNSLRVSFGTGYRVVNLFTEDHAATTGAREVIIKGDLNPERSYNANVHYQKFVNTKFGFINFNTSVFYTYFTNKITPDYETNPDQIIYENLDGYAVSQGLSFNTTLNFTVPLKIKFGGTFLDVYEMNRNEEGELVRQQQLLTEKFSGTFSVSYDIYKHHLKIDYSGNLIGPMKLPLVENDFRPEYSDWYSIQNIQITKTLKRGWEIYGGVKNLLNFTPPAYSILRPEDPFDKNVDSPDNPNGYTFDPTYVYAPNQGIRGFLGVRYSMK, from the coding sequence ATGCGTAAGCTTATACTTATTTCATTTTTTATTCCATTTTGGGTAATGGGTCAAACCGGAAATATTTCCGGGATTGTTTCCAGTGAAAACGAAAGTGTCCCATTCGCTAATGTGGGATTAGTTGGAACTTCGTATGGTGGAGCTTGCGATATAGATGGCAAATTCAATATTACCAATATTCCTGTTGGAAAATATACGATTCAGGTAAGTGCTATTGGATTTAAGACCTTCAAACAAGAAGTTGAAGTTAAGAATGGGACAAACACCTTTAACTTTAGTATTCAAAAAACAGGTACCAGCTTAGACGAGGTGGTAGTTACCGGTACACTAAAAGAAATTTCACTTAAACAATCAGCGGTTCCAATTGAGGTATACACCCCTAAATACTTTATGAAGAATCCCACTCCCTCCATGTTTGAATCCCTACAAATAGTGAATGGCGTACGACCACAAATCAATTGCAGCGTATGTAATACTGGAGATGTACACATCAACGGAATGGAAGGTCCATATACGATGATTACGATTGACGGAATGCCAGTAGTCGGTGGGTTAGCATCGGTTTATGGTTTAAACGGAATTCCAAACAGCATGATTCAAAGGATGGAAATTGTAAAAGGTCCGGCCTCTACCCTTTTTGGCTCTGAAGCTGTAGGAGGTTTAATCAATGTGATAACAAAATCTCCAGAAAAATCACCAAAATTTTCATTTGATGTCATGGGGACCACCTGGGGCGAAGTGAATACAGATATTTCCACAAAATTCAAAATTGGTAAAGCCAGCTCAATGGTAGGCGTTAACTATTTCAACTATAGCAATCCTATTGACAACAATGGAGATAACTTCACGGATGTCACCTTACAAGATCGAATCTCAATTTTTAATAAATGGAGTCTTCAGCGTAAAGACAATCGTGTAGCGACTTTAGGTTTAAGATACGTTTATGAAGATCGTTGGGGAGGTGAAATGCAATGGACACCTGAGTTTAGAGGTGGTGATAGTATTTACGGTGAATCGATCTATACTTCTCGATATGAGATTATCGGTAAATATCAATTACCTACTTCCGAAAAACTATTCTTGAGCTTTTCTTATTCGCATCATGATCAAAACTCGGTTTACGGAACGACTCCTTATTTAGCCATTCAAAACATTGCTTTCTCACAATTGCATTGGAACACCAAAGTGAAAGAAAAACATGACCTATTGGTTGGAACTGCATTTAGGTATACCTTTTATGATGACAATACACCTGCTACTTATTCGGCTGATTCTCTAAATCCAGCGAATCTTCCGGATAAATTTTATCTACCAGGTGTTTTCATACAGGACGATATCACATTTAACAAGAAGAATAAATTACTACTTGGAATTCGATACGATCACGATTCAAGACATGGAAATATTATCACCCCCAGAGCCAATTACAAATGGACACCCAATGACCTTAATTCTCTACGGGTAAGTTTTGGTACCGGATACCGCGTGGTAAATTTATTTACGGAAGATCATGCTGCAACAACTGGGGCGCGTGAAGTGATTATCAAAGGAGATTTAAATCCAGAACGCTCATATAATGCCAATGTGCATTATCAAAAATTTGTCAATACCAAATTTGGCTTTATCAACTTCAACACCAGCGTATTCTACACCTACTTCACCAATAAAATTACACCCGACTACGAAACCAACCCGGATCAGATTATTTACGAAAATCTGGATGGATATGCAGTATCTCAAGGCTTAAGTTTCAATACCACTTTAAATTTTACCGTACCTCTAAAAATCAAATTTGGAGGAACTTTCCTTGATGTATATGAAATGAATAGAAATGAGGAAGGTGAATTGGTTCGTCAACAACAATTGCTGACGGAGAAATTTTCCGGAACCTTTAGCGTAAGTTATGATATTTACAAACATCATTTAAAAATTGATTATAGCGGAAACCTTATTGGACCAATGAAATTACCTCTTGTTGAAAATGACTTCCGCCCGGAATATTCTGACTGGTACAGCATCCAAAACATTCAAATCACAAAGACACTTAAGAGAGGCTGGGAAATCTATGGCGGAGTTAAAAACCTTCTCAATTTCACTCCTCCGGCATACTCTATTCTACGTCCGGAAGATCCATTCGATAAAAATGTGGATTCACCAGATAATCCTAACGGATATACCTTCGATCCAACTTATGTATATGCACCGAATCAGGGAATCAGAGGATTTCTTGGTGTGAGATATTCAATGAAATAA